Proteins encoded in a region of the Paenibacillus wynnii genome:
- a CDS encoding xylose ABC transporter ATP-binding protein — protein sequence MKHVLEMVDISKEFPGVKALDHVNFKVKQGEIHALCGENGAGKSTLMKVLSGLYPAGTYSGEIVIGGENKQFHKITDAEKAGIAIIHQELALVKEMTVGENIFLGAEPCKRGVIQWDELYHNASVWLKKVGLNISPDVKIGNLGIGQQQLVEIAKALSKHTKILILDEPTAALTESEVSILMGILNQLRSEGVSCVYISHKMPEVFALADSITVLRDGRTVATLDRNETDDDKVVSLMVGRELTERYPRVEHKPGDIVLKVSQYNVWHPEKRNQRMIRDINFSLRKGEILGIAGLMGAGRTELVSSIFGAYGGKAEGEVQIEGKTVKIKSVAEAIKAGIALVTEDRKRQGLVMGMDVKRNTTMATMGKVSKFGFINENEEIKWGRQYVQDLKTKTASLETLVGTLSGGNQQKVVIGKWLMSDPKILIMDEPTRGIDVGAKYEIYNLMNRLVDQGVAIIMISSELPEVLGMSDRILVMCEGEFVKEFQWREATQENIMLAATGGK from the coding sequence ATGAAGCATGTATTGGAAATGGTGGACATCAGTAAAGAGTTTCCCGGTGTTAAAGCGCTGGATCATGTGAATTTTAAGGTGAAGCAGGGAGAGATTCATGCCCTTTGCGGAGAGAATGGTGCCGGAAAATCTACACTGATGAAGGTACTGAGCGGTTTATATCCTGCAGGAACATACAGCGGTGAAATTGTGATCGGCGGTGAGAACAAACAGTTCCACAAAATAACGGATGCTGAGAAAGCCGGTATCGCCATCATTCACCAAGAGCTCGCACTAGTCAAAGAAATGACCGTGGGTGAGAATATCTTTCTGGGTGCTGAGCCGTGTAAGCGCGGAGTCATTCAATGGGATGAGCTGTATCATAACGCCTCTGTATGGTTGAAAAAGGTTGGATTGAATATTTCACCAGACGTTAAAATTGGCAATCTCGGGATTGGTCAGCAGCAGCTGGTTGAAATCGCCAAAGCACTTTCCAAACATACGAAAATCCTGATACTAGATGAACCTACTGCAGCTTTAACTGAAAGTGAAGTTTCTATTCTCATGGGAATTTTGAATCAGTTGCGCAGTGAGGGAGTATCCTGTGTGTACATTTCGCACAAAATGCCGGAGGTTTTTGCCCTGGCAGATTCAATTACAGTGCTTCGCGACGGCCGTACAGTAGCGACTCTGGATCGTAACGAAACGGATGATGATAAGGTCGTATCTTTAATGGTTGGACGTGAATTAACGGAGCGCTATCCGCGAGTGGAGCATAAACCGGGAGACATCGTCTTAAAGGTTAGCCAATACAATGTGTGGCATCCGGAAAAGCGTAATCAGAGAATGATTCGGGATATTAATTTTTCGCTGCGTAAGGGTGAGATTCTGGGAATCGCCGGACTCATGGGTGCGGGACGTACAGAACTGGTCAGCAGCATTTTTGGAGCGTACGGAGGCAAGGCTGAGGGAGAGGTGCAGATCGAAGGGAAAACGGTAAAGATTAAATCCGTTGCTGAAGCCATTAAGGCTGGAATCGCTCTAGTGACTGAAGACCGCAAACGTCAAGGACTAGTTATGGGCATGGATGTTAAACGAAATACTACGATGGCCACTATGGGCAAGGTATCGAAGTTCGGTTTTATTAATGAGAATGAAGAGATTAAATGGGGACGCCAGTATGTGCAGGATCTAAAGACGAAAACAGCTTCGCTGGAAACGTTGGTAGGCACACTTTCAGGAGGAAATCAGCAGAAGGTTGTAATCGGCAAATGGCTGATGTCTGACCCGAAAATACTGATTATGGACGAACCTACCCGGGGGATCGACGTTGGAGCGAAATACGAAATATATAATTTAATGAACCGGCTGGTGGACCAGGGGGTAGCCATTATTATGATTTCCTCGGAATTGCCGGAGGTGCTGGGCATGAGTGACAGGATTCTAGTGATGTGTGAAGGGGAGTTCGTTAAGGAATTTCAATGGCGTGAAGCCACTCAGGAAAATATTATGCTAGCCGCAACGGGAGGGAAATAG
- the xylF gene encoding D-xylose ABC transporter substrate-binding protein — translation MRKYGNVVRVGLVALLLASSLAGCGVVSNGDNKNTEKTAAKDGDKIVIGMSMDTLKEERWQKDRDIFTAKVEELGGEVKVLAANGDDATQLSQAEQLISQGVDVLVVIAHNAEAAAPIVEKAHKEGIKVIAYDRLINNSEVDYYISFDNVRVGEFQAKAVIEQAPKGNIVYIGGADTDNNAHMFKEGAMNILKPLEEKGDIKIVYDQFSKDWKPEEALKNMENALTANNNDVQGVVAANDGTAGGSIQALTAQGMAGKIPVSGQDADLAAVQRIAEGTQLMTVYKPINAIATKAAEMAMAAAKGEKIATEKTVNNGKVDVPSVLLDPLAVNKDNLDVLFKDGFHKLEEVYKNVPKDQWPKQ, via the coding sequence GTGAGAAAATACGGAAATGTCGTTCGTGTAGGATTGGTAGCTCTATTATTGGCATCATCACTTGCAGGCTGTGGAGTGGTCTCCAATGGGGATAACAAAAATACGGAAAAAACAGCTGCCAAGGACGGTGACAAAATTGTAATCGGAATGTCCATGGATACCTTGAAAGAGGAACGCTGGCAGAAGGACCGCGATATTTTCACTGCAAAAGTGGAAGAACTGGGAGGCGAAGTGAAGGTTCTAGCTGCTAACGGAGATGATGCTACACAACTGAGTCAAGCAGAGCAACTGATCTCTCAGGGAGTAGACGTACTCGTAGTTATTGCACACAATGCGGAAGCTGCAGCGCCGATCGTTGAAAAAGCACATAAGGAAGGCATTAAAGTTATTGCTTACGACCGTCTGATTAACAATTCAGAAGTGGACTACTATATTTCTTTTGACAATGTACGTGTAGGAGAATTCCAAGCCAAAGCCGTTATCGAACAGGCACCAAAAGGAAATATCGTCTATATCGGCGGAGCAGATACGGACAACAATGCTCATATGTTCAAGGAAGGCGCAATGAATATTCTGAAGCCCCTTGAAGAAAAAGGTGACATCAAGATTGTCTACGACCAATTCTCCAAGGATTGGAAGCCGGAAGAGGCTCTCAAAAATATGGAGAATGCCCTCACCGCTAACAACAATGATGTCCAAGGCGTAGTTGCAGCCAACGATGGTACTGCCGGGGGTTCGATTCAGGCACTAACCGCCCAAGGCATGGCTGGTAAAATCCCAGTCTCCGGACAGGATGCAGATTTAGCCGCTGTACAGCGTATTGCAGAAGGAACACAGTTGATGACTGTATATAAACCGATTAATGCCATTGCTACAAAAGCTGCCGAGATGGCTATGGCTGCTGCCAAGGGCGAAAAGATTGCTACTGAGAAGACTGTAAATAACGGCAAGGTTGATGTGCCTTCCGTATTGCTCGATCCACTTGCAGTGAACAAGGATAATCTGGATGTTCTGTTCAAGGACGGATTCCACAAGCTGGAGGAAGTGTACAAGAACGTTCCAAAGGATCAATGGCCGAAACAATAA
- a CDS encoding helix-turn-helix domain-containing protein codes for MFSLLIADDEALEREGLELMIRHILPDTFIFLHAENGRKAIQITEEQRPDFIFMDIKMPGIQGLEAVRQISAKFPSIKIVMITAHDYFSYAKEGLALGVRDYLLKPARREEVLDVLKLLIAEKEEEKRLRNEQLELQEKLSQLVPLAENELSLMLMLESVQEMELSQLAGLLNLRWYKGYAAVLSFARHSKKEWEDFQLVKREIYEAVKHFTKPNLSCLAGPIVGHQMALFIPLPPGRPGYSQRVISLDWGERIRGFVEERFQISLSVGIGSVREGWDGMSRSYREAVRVCSDDNELLSVRHYDDITQSSGQTIISLDDEKKLLDALLRHNKQETAERFGSLYTILEETESSSFATLRGEVIGLLLFLCRGIQSSDGAELITSLSALEDSETLRTRAMSWLDSFIDGLKEEREQSRSHVMQRALLYIDKKYKEDISMEQSAEYVNLSPHYFSKLFKQHAGETFIDYVTRLRINEAKRLIMEERLSLKEICYEVGYKDPNYFSRVFKKATSMTPSEYRQHIERQSPC; via the coding sequence ATGTTCAGCTTACTTATAGCAGACGATGAAGCCTTGGAACGTGAGGGACTGGAGCTGATGATCAGGCATATTCTTCCCGACACCTTCATTTTTTTGCACGCTGAAAATGGGCGGAAGGCTATTCAGATTACGGAGGAGCAGCGGCCGGATTTTATCTTCATGGATATTAAGATGCCGGGCATTCAGGGGTTGGAGGCTGTCAGGCAAATTTCAGCAAAGTTTCCTTCAATCAAAATTGTGATGATAACGGCTCATGATTATTTTTCTTATGCGAAAGAGGGACTTGCCCTTGGTGTACGCGATTATCTGCTTAAGCCAGCCAGACGTGAGGAAGTACTGGATGTGTTGAAGCTGCTGATTGCCGAGAAGGAAGAAGAGAAACGTTTGCGAAATGAGCAACTGGAGCTCCAGGAGAAGCTGTCACAACTGGTGCCGTTAGCCGAAAATGAGCTCTCCCTTATGCTTATGCTGGAGTCGGTGCAGGAGATGGAGCTGTCACAACTGGCCGGCCTTTTGAACTTACGGTGGTATAAAGGCTATGCGGCAGTGCTGTCATTTGCCAGACACTCTAAGAAGGAGTGGGAGGATTTCCAGCTGGTTAAGCGGGAGATCTATGAAGCCGTTAAGCACTTCACGAAGCCGAATCTTTCCTGTCTCGCCGGTCCTATCGTGGGTCATCAGATGGCTTTATTTATTCCTCTTCCACCGGGAAGGCCGGGTTATTCCCAGCGTGTCATTTCCCTTGACTGGGGAGAACGTATTCGAGGTTTTGTGGAGGAGCGGTTCCAGATATCCCTTTCTGTAGGCATTGGCTCGGTTCGTGAGGGCTGGGACGGAATGAGCCGATCCTACCGGGAAGCCGTACGTGTGTGTTCGGATGATAATGAGCTGCTGAGTGTGCGTCATTATGATGACATTACCCAGAGTTCAGGCCAGACTATTATTTCTCTGGATGATGAGAAGAAGTTGCTGGATGCCCTGCTGCGGCATAACAAACAGGAGACAGCAGAGCGTTTTGGCTCTCTATATACTATTCTGGAAGAAACGGAGTCTAGTTCATTTGCAACCTTGCGCGGAGAGGTAATAGGGCTGCTGCTGTTCTTGTGCCGGGGAATTCAATCCAGTGACGGAGCAGAGTTAATTACCTCTCTAAGTGCTTTGGAAGATAGTGAGACTCTTCGTACAAGAGCGATGTCCTGGCTTGACTCTTTCATCGATGGATTGAAGGAGGAGCGGGAGCAAAGCCGTTCACATGTGATGCAGAGGGCTCTTCTCTATATTGATAAAAAGTATAAAGAAGATATCTCGATGGAACAAAGTGCGGAATATGTGAATCTAAGCCCGCACTATTTCAGTAAACTATTTAAGCAGCATGCGGGGGAGACCTTTATCGACTATGTGACCCGGCTGCGCATCAATGAGGCCAAGCGATTGATTATGGAGGAGCGTCTCAGTCTGAAGGAAATATGTTACGAGGTGGGTTATAAGGACCCGAATTATTTCAGCAGGGTTTTCAAAAAAGCAACAAGTATGACACCTAGTGAATATCGTCAGCACATCGAAAGACAAAGTCCTTGTTAA
- a CDS encoding sensor histidine kinase: protein MSIRKKLLVCIPLLVLLMSSVSFFLFESGKNVQESYHLMMNRILLYKEVSYEVGENMRSMNRFIMQVDADSFPEVEKHLTAVQQLRQELDGLETIGGSDLPLVNYRNIIDTFLEQVETMIGKIDDQDSNTLAGAYIEAEKTERFIREEAQGLVDIELDQYKPIYQEIMSTTEKLNQLGSLLVVTVAALSIILAVWLSSSITGPIRRLVATAKQISKGRMDTKAPESINNDEISILCRAFNGMIDNIQSLMAENISSLEKDRLVKELELKMLQSQINPHFLFNTLNSIAKLAYIEGATRTSDLTVSVSRLLRYNLQKLDQAVPLREEVENVTEYINIQRARFRDRISFVMDIDERALEGMIPCLTLQPILENAFVHGIEQMEEGAELKLTIGYVDEGVGIEIRDNGVGMSKETVMLLLESFRDESPRFGGKGQSTGLGTHNVFKRLHLFFDGEQSIEIDSIEGKGTAVLFKLPYRT, encoded by the coding sequence GTGAGTATCCGCAAAAAGCTGTTAGTTTGTATTCCGTTACTCGTGCTCCTTATGAGCTCAGTCTCCTTTTTCTTATTTGAAAGCGGTAAAAATGTGCAGGAAAGCTATCATCTGATGATGAATCGAATTTTATTATACAAGGAAGTTTCTTATGAAGTTGGAGAGAATATGCGATCGATGAACCGGTTTATTATGCAGGTCGATGCGGACAGCTTTCCGGAGGTGGAGAAACATTTGACTGCTGTTCAGCAGCTGCGGCAGGAGCTCGATGGATTGGAGACCATTGGCGGAAGTGACCTTCCGTTAGTGAATTACCGTAATATTATCGATACCTTTCTAGAGCAAGTCGAGACTATGATCGGAAAGATTGACGATCAGGATTCCAATACCCTGGCAGGGGCTTACATTGAAGCAGAGAAAACCGAGCGTTTCATACGTGAAGAAGCACAAGGTTTAGTTGATATTGAGCTGGATCAGTATAAGCCGATTTATCAGGAAATTATGTCCACGACGGAGAAATTGAATCAACTGGGCAGTCTACTGGTAGTTACTGTAGCCGCGCTTAGTATTATTCTGGCGGTATGGCTCTCGAGCAGTATAACGGGGCCGATTCGGCGTCTGGTGGCTACGGCGAAGCAAATATCGAAGGGGCGAATGGATACCAAGGCCCCCGAAAGCATTAACAATGATGAGATCAGTATCTTGTGCAGAGCTTTTAACGGAATGATTGATAATATCCAGAGTTTGATGGCTGAGAATATTTCTAGCTTAGAGAAGGATCGTCTTGTCAAAGAGCTTGAGCTAAAAATGCTGCAAAGCCAAATCAATCCGCATTTCCTGTTCAATACCCTTAACTCTATCGCGAAGCTGGCCTACATTGAGGGGGCGACTAGGACAAGCGATCTTACCGTTTCCGTATCCCGTCTATTGAGATACAACCTGCAGAAGCTGGATCAGGCCGTACCGCTGCGTGAAGAGGTGGAAAATGTAACCGAATATATTAATATTCAGAGAGCACGCTTCCGGGATCGGATTTCTTTTGTAATGGATATTGATGAAAGAGCTCTGGAGGGTATGATCCCGTGTCTAACACTGCAGCCCATCCTGGAAAATGCATTCGTACATGGTATAGAACAGATGGAGGAAGGCGCCGAGTTGAAGCTCACGATCGGATATGTTGATGAGGGTGTGGGTATTGAGATTCGGGATAACGGGGTAGGGATGAGCAAGGAAACAGTGATGCTGCTCTTGGAATCCTTCCGGGACGAATCCCCTCGTTTTGGAGGGAAAGGTCAATCTACGGGACTGGGTACTCATAATGTATTCAAAAGACTGCATTTATTTTTTGACGGGGAGCAGAGTATTGAAATCGACAGTATCGAAGGTAAGGGGACTGCGGTTTTGTTCAAGCTTCCCTATCGCACTTAA
- a CDS encoding sugar-binding protein, with translation MDKKWLAGVAVLFLVLAYLFIGFAHQSGKMGRIVQELHGHPGNLGHRYHIVLIEQERYHPYWEMVEKGAEKAAEKYGIDIEFTGPVRNNMDEQINLLEKAIAARVDAIIVQGLNGEKFTPVIDKAVQRGIPVITIDTDAPASKRLAYVGTDNVAAGESLGRLVVQTTGGSGKIGVIIGSELAENQLQRLNGLRNIVKQYENLEIVEVRSSNISHMEAIQQAADMLRVHPEINIMVGTSSTDALGVLQAAKSLKRDSLTIIGFDNQEATLAAIIRGEIKATIAQQPFLMGDTAVRLLHEHFQGKSLLPEYYTEVKVLDKHNAQEGESL, from the coding sequence ATGGATAAAAAGTGGCTGGCAGGTGTAGCTGTATTATTTTTAGTATTGGCGTATCTATTTATTGGCTTTGCGCATCAATCCGGTAAGATGGGTAGAATTGTTCAGGAATTGCACGGTCATCCCGGTAATTTGGGTCATCGTTATCATATTGTACTGATTGAGCAAGAGCGTTATCATCCTTACTGGGAAATGGTTGAGAAGGGTGCTGAGAAGGCTGCCGAAAAGTATGGGATTGATATTGAATTTACCGGTCCGGTCCGCAACAATATGGACGAGCAGATTAATTTACTGGAAAAAGCAATTGCTGCCCGAGTGGATGCCATTATCGTTCAAGGCCTTAACGGAGAGAAGTTTACCCCGGTCATAGACAAGGCCGTACAACGCGGAATTCCGGTGATTACTATTGATACCGATGCTCCGGCCAGCAAACGGCTGGCTTATGTAGGAACCGATAATGTAGCGGCAGGGGAAAGCTTGGGACGGCTAGTTGTACAGACAACAGGCGGTAGCGGAAAAATAGGTGTCATTATAGGGAGCGAGCTTGCCGAGAATCAGCTGCAGCGATTGAACGGGCTGAGAAATATTGTGAAGCAATACGAAAATCTGGAAATTGTAGAGGTTCGCAGCTCCAATATTTCACATATGGAGGCGATTCAGCAGGCCGCGGACATGTTGCGGGTCCATCCAGAAATTAATATAATGGTCGGCACAAGTTCGACAGATGCTCTTGGTGTTCTTCAAGCGGCCAAGAGTTTGAAACGGGATTCTCTTACCATTATCGGCTTTGATAATCAGGAGGCTACGCTTGCGGCCATTATAAGAGGTGAGATTAAGGCGACTATAGCACAGCAGCCTTTTCTAATGGGCGATACAGCAGTCAGGCTGCTCCATGAGCATTTTCAAGGAAAGAGCTTGCTGCCAGAATACTATACAGAGGTTAAGGTGCTGGATAAGCATAATGCTCAGGAGGGGGAAAGCCTGTGA
- a CDS encoding cell division protein ZapA, giving the protein MDRTRVAVEIYGTSYKLVGSSTEYMKQVARYVDEHMRTISKSHSRLDTPRIAVLAAVHMAEQALQVQDFKNELNMLTGERSELRVEVSRLLEVQRERQEEFERLEAAAKEEAGRLIAAAEEERKQYLLLQEQERSVNAELLQESEQAAAADRQKLEEALQEREQELKALRASYEAEQAASRESRRQELADAEAIRIQQLEELKSTHQQELENIRETLTKEKTETLSILEQELLNTKESLGKELLETRTSLSEELADAKSSLSKELSEEREALQKEQTKNKELRQSQGTQEHRHKQQVVELEKQLGELRGGTGQLQSRLRAAEASHKSERDARLTLLAQYEAVINREEQLGVELRSATELGTQLNEELEELRQRYDLTQSEASSLRKSVQETSESLRRVQDELTRSAADAASWQELADKRMEDISELEMNLLEAEEKSSMLQKEIVSLHGQADGLVQQLEQESQLRTEAEREREALREHGALAQKELSALRVRYEELIAQYDEVLQDGERLQERYHLLETEGEEAALRLEELSEAAREAAAAVTDQREALKEAEEYGLAWKQKYDELAERQRDWTDTELKLREEITLWQLEVEEAEGQRETMARERSEVLEQLGEVGDNYEMVQGQLRLLQVQFDQHQVELEQLTREHRSLQAEYAKLQVEYNEWIQLIEQDS; this is encoded by the coding sequence ATGGACCGGACACGTGTCGCCGTAGAGATATACGGCACTTCCTATAAACTAGTCGGAAGCAGCACTGAATATATGAAGCAAGTTGCCCGTTATGTTGATGAACATATGCGGACGATCTCCAAATCACACTCAAGATTAGATACACCGCGTATAGCTGTGCTTGCTGCTGTGCATATGGCGGAGCAAGCCTTGCAGGTACAGGATTTCAAGAATGAGCTTAACATGCTCACTGGAGAACGCAGCGAGCTGCGGGTTGAGGTCTCGCGACTTTTAGAAGTGCAGCGAGAACGACAGGAAGAGTTCGAGCGGCTTGAAGCCGCCGCCAAAGAAGAAGCAGGCCGGCTCATTGCCGCTGCTGAAGAAGAGCGCAAGCAGTATTTGCTGCTCCAGGAGCAGGAGCGATCCGTGAACGCCGAACTGCTGCAAGAGTCTGAGCAGGCTGCGGCAGCTGATCGTCAGAAGCTCGAAGAGGCGCTGCAAGAGCGCGAGCAGGAACTTAAAGCCCTGCGGGCAAGCTATGAAGCGGAGCAGGCTGCAAGCCGCGAGAGCCGTCGACAGGAGCTGGCAGATGCCGAAGCCATCCGTATTCAACAGCTTGAAGAGTTGAAATCTACTCATCAACAGGAACTCGAGAATATCCGTGAGACTCTTACTAAAGAGAAGACGGAAACTCTATCTATTCTGGAGCAGGAACTCTTGAATACTAAGGAATCGTTAGGCAAGGAACTCTTAGAAACTCGGACATCCTTGAGTGAGGAACTGGCGGATGCCAAGTCTTCACTCAGCAAGGAATTGAGTGAAGAGCGGGAAGCGCTGCAGAAGGAGCAAACTAAGAATAAAGAGCTCCGGCAATCCCAAGGAACCCAAGAGCATAGACATAAGCAGCAGGTAGTAGAATTGGAGAAGCAACTGGGTGAGCTGCGCGGAGGAACCGGACAGCTTCAATCACGGCTGCGCGCTGCGGAAGCAAGTCATAAGAGTGAACGTGATGCCCGTCTTACGCTGTTGGCTCAATATGAAGCGGTTATTAATCGTGAAGAGCAGCTTGGAGTGGAGCTCCGCTCTGCTACAGAACTAGGGACACAGCTGAATGAAGAGCTGGAAGAGCTGCGTCAGCGGTATGATCTCACTCAGAGCGAAGCCTCCTCATTGCGGAAGTCTGTGCAGGAAACCAGTGAGAGTCTTCGCCGGGTTCAAGACGAGCTTACCCGCTCGGCGGCAGATGCAGCCAGCTGGCAGGAGCTTGCAGATAAACGCATGGAAGATATCAGTGAGCTGGAGATGAATCTGCTGGAGGCGGAAGAGAAGTCTTCAATGCTGCAAAAGGAGATTGTTTCTCTTCATGGGCAGGCTGATGGCTTAGTCCAGCAGCTGGAGCAGGAAAGCCAGCTGCGTACAGAAGCTGAGCGTGAGCGCGAAGCTTTACGTGAGCATGGAGCTTTGGCTCAGAAGGAATTGTCAGCGCTGCGAGTTCGCTATGAGGAACTGATTGCCCAATATGATGAGGTTCTGCAAGACGGTGAACGGCTCCAGGAACGTTATCACTTACTGGAAACAGAAGGTGAAGAGGCTGCATTGCGCCTGGAAGAGCTGTCGGAAGCGGCACGTGAAGCTGCGGCTGCAGTGACTGATCAGCGGGAAGCCCTGAAGGAAGCTGAAGAATACGGGCTGGCTTGGAAACAGAAGTATGATGAATTGGCTGAGCGTCAGCGTGACTGGACGGATACTGAGCTTAAGCTTCGTGAGGAGATCACCCTCTGGCAGTTGGAGGTCGAAGAAGCTGAAGGTCAGCGGGAAACAATGGCTCGTGAGCGCAGTGAAGTGCTTGAACAACTTGGCGAGGTTGGAGATAATTATGAGATGGTTCAGGGACAGCTTCGATTGCTGCAGGTTCAATTTGACCAGCACCAAGTAGAACTGGAACAGTTAACCCGAGAGCATCGCAGCCTGCAGGCGGAATATGCCAAGCTCCAAGTTGAATATAATGAATGGATTCAACTGATCGAACAAGACAGTTGA